One window of the Bos indicus isolate NIAB-ARS_2022 breed Sahiwal x Tharparkar chromosome 15, NIAB-ARS_B.indTharparkar_mat_pri_1.0, whole genome shotgun sequence genome contains the following:
- the MCAM gene encoding cell surface glycoprotein MUC18 isoform X1 — protein MGRSGLICAFLLAVCCCSRRAAGVPGEAEQPEPELVEVEVGHTALLKCGLSHAQGNLSHVDWFSVHKEKRMLIFRVRQGQGQSEPGEYHNRLSLQDKGTTLVLTGVTPHDDRIFTCQGKRRAQEHRIRLRVYKAPEEPSIQVNTLGISVNSEEPVEVATCVGRNGYPVPQVTWYKNGQSLKEEKNRVHIQSSQTEESNGLFTLRSVLQAQVSKEDKDAQFYCELSYRLPSGNHMKESKEVTVPVFYPAERVWLEVEPEGMLKEGDRVEIRCLADGNPQPHFSIIKQNLHTREMEEERTDDNGVLVLDPAQKEHSGRYECQGLDLETTTSLQSDQQELVVNYVSDVRVSPAAPESQEGSSLTLNCEAESNQDLQFQWLREKTGKLLAKGQALQLHNLKREEGGGYRCLASVPSVPGLNRSQLVNVAIFGPPWMALREKKMWVKENSVLNLSCEASGHPRPSIVWSIQGTANEQDQEPQSVLSVLNVLVTPELLETGAECVASNSLGRNTTIIFLELDSNRTSNLSTSTVSPPARANGTSTEKKLTEPESKGVVIVAVTVCVLVLALLGAVLYFFYKKGKLPCGRSGKQEITLPPSRKSEFVVEVKSDKLPEEMGLLQGSSGDKRAPGDQGEKYIDLRH, from the exons ATGGGACGGTCCGGGCTCATCTGCGCTTTCCTGCTCGCCGTCTGCTGCTGTTCTCGCCGCGCCGCGG GTGTGCCCGGAGAGGCCGAGCAGCCGGAGCCCGAACTGGTGGAGGTGGAAGTGGGCCACACAGCCCTTCTGAAGTGTGGCCTCTCCCACGCCCAGGGCAACCTCAGCCACGTGGACTGGTTTTCT GTCCACAAGGAGAAGCGGATGCTCATCTTCCGTGTCCGTCAGGGCCAGGGCCAGAGTGAGCCTGGGGAGTACCACAACCGGCTCAGCCTCCAGGACAAAGGGACTACTCTGGTCCTGACCGGCGTCACCCCCCACGATGACCGCATCTTCACGTGCCAGGGCAAGCGCCGGGCTCAGGAGCACCGCATCCGGCTCCGTGTCTACA AAGCTCCGGAGGAGCCAAGCATCCAGGTCAATACCTTGGGCATTTCTGTGAACAGTGAGGAGCCTGTGGAG GTTGCCACCTGTGTCGGAAGGAATGGGTACCCTGTTCCTCAAGTCACCTGGTACAAGAACGGCCAGTCCCTGAAGGAGGAGAAGAACC gGGTCCACATCCAGTCATCCCAGACGGAGGAGTCGAATGGTCTGTTTACCTTGCGCAGCGTTCTGCAGGCACAGGTGTCCAAGGAGGACAAAGATGCCCAGTTTTACTGTGAGCTCAGCTACCGGCTGCCCAGCGGGAACCACATGAAGGAATCTAAGGAGGTCACCGTCCCTGTTTTCT ACCCGGCCGAGAGAGTGTGGTTGGAAGTGGAGCCTGAGGGGATGCTGAAGGAGGGGGACCGTGTGGAAATCAGGTGTTTGGCTGATGGCAACCCCCAGCCCCACTTCAGCATCATCAAGCAG AACCTCCACACCagggagatggaggaagagaggaCGGATGACAACGGGGTCCTGGTCTTGGATCCCGCCCAGAAGGAGCATAGTGGCCGCTATGAATGTCAGGGCCTGGACTTGGAGACCACGACATCGCTGCAGAGTGACCAACAGGAGCTGGTGGTGAAct ATGTGTCTGATGTCCGGGTGAGCCCCGCAGCCCCTGAGAGCCAGGAGGGCAGCAGCCTCACTCTGAACTGTGAGGCCGAGAGCAACCAGGACCTTCAGTTCCAGTGGCTGAGAGAAAAG ACAGGCAAGTTACTGGCAAAGGGGCAGGCGCTCCAGTTACACAACCTGAAACGGGAGGAAGGGGGAGGCTACCGCTGCCTGGCCTCTGTGCCCAGCGTTCCCGGCCTGAACCGCTCCCAGCTGGTCAACGTGGCCATTTTTG GGCCCCCGTGGATGGCATTAAGGGAGAAGAAGATGTGGGTGAAGGAGAACTCGGTGCTGAATCTGTCCTGTGAAGCCTCGGGGCACCCTCGGCCCAGCATCGTGTGGAGCATCCAGGGCACG GCAAATGAGCAAGACCAGGAGCCGCAGAGTGTCCTGAGTGTCCTGAACGTCCTGGTGACCCCAGAGCTGTTGGAGACAGGCGCTGAGTGCGTGGCCTCCAACTCCCTGGGCAGAAACACCACCATCATTTTCCTGGAGCTGG ACTCCAACAGAACCAGCAACCTCAGTACCTCCACCGTCAGCCCCCCTGCCAGAGCCAATGGCACCTCAACAG AGAAGAAGCTGACAGAGCCCGAAAGCAAGGGTGTGGTCATCGTGGCTGTGACCGTGTGCGTCCTGGTCCTGGCCTTGCTGGGTGCTGTCCTCTATTTCTTCTACAAGAAGGGCAAGCTGCCTTGTGGACGGTCAGGCAAACAAGAGAT cacGCTGCCCCCGTCTCGTAAGAGCGAATTTGTAGTTGAAGTTAAGTCAGATAAGCTCCCAGAAGAGATGGGCCTCCTTCAGGGCAGCAGCGGTGACAAGAGGGCTCCAGGAGACCAG GGAGAGAAATACATCGATCTGAGGCACTAG
- the MCAM gene encoding cell surface glycoprotein MUC18 isoform X2 produces MGRSGLICAFLLAVCCCSRRAAGVPGEAEQPEPELVEVEVGHTALLKCGLSHAQGNLSHVDWFSVHKEKRMLIFRVRQGQGQSEPGEYHNRLSLQDKGTTLVLTGVTPHDDRIFTCQGKRRAQEHRIRLRVYKAPEEPSIQVNTLGISVNSEEPVEVATCVGRNGYPVPQVTWYKNGQSLKEEKNRVHIQSSQTEESNGLFTLRSVLQAQVSKEDKDAQFYCELSYRLPSGNHMKESKEVTVPVFYPAERVWLEVEPEGMLKEGDRVEIRCLADGNPQPHFSIIKQNLHTREMEEERTDDNGVLVLDPAQKEHSGRYECQGLDLETTTSLQSDQQELVVNYVSDVRVSPAAPESQEGSSLTLNCEAESNQDLQFQWLREKTGKLLAKGQALQLHNLKREEGGGYRCLASVPSVPGLNRSQLVNVAIFGPPWMALREKKMWVKENSVLNLSCEASGHPRPSIVWSIQGTANEQDQEPQSVLSVLNVLVTPELLETGAECVASNSLGRNTTIIFLELDSNRTSNLSTSTVSPPARANGTSTEKKLTEPESKGVVIVAVTVCVLVLALLGAVLYFFYKKGKLPCGRSGKQEMERNTSI; encoded by the exons ATGGGACGGTCCGGGCTCATCTGCGCTTTCCTGCTCGCCGTCTGCTGCTGTTCTCGCCGCGCCGCGG GTGTGCCCGGAGAGGCCGAGCAGCCGGAGCCCGAACTGGTGGAGGTGGAAGTGGGCCACACAGCCCTTCTGAAGTGTGGCCTCTCCCACGCCCAGGGCAACCTCAGCCACGTGGACTGGTTTTCT GTCCACAAGGAGAAGCGGATGCTCATCTTCCGTGTCCGTCAGGGCCAGGGCCAGAGTGAGCCTGGGGAGTACCACAACCGGCTCAGCCTCCAGGACAAAGGGACTACTCTGGTCCTGACCGGCGTCACCCCCCACGATGACCGCATCTTCACGTGCCAGGGCAAGCGCCGGGCTCAGGAGCACCGCATCCGGCTCCGTGTCTACA AAGCTCCGGAGGAGCCAAGCATCCAGGTCAATACCTTGGGCATTTCTGTGAACAGTGAGGAGCCTGTGGAG GTTGCCACCTGTGTCGGAAGGAATGGGTACCCTGTTCCTCAAGTCACCTGGTACAAGAACGGCCAGTCCCTGAAGGAGGAGAAGAACC gGGTCCACATCCAGTCATCCCAGACGGAGGAGTCGAATGGTCTGTTTACCTTGCGCAGCGTTCTGCAGGCACAGGTGTCCAAGGAGGACAAAGATGCCCAGTTTTACTGTGAGCTCAGCTACCGGCTGCCCAGCGGGAACCACATGAAGGAATCTAAGGAGGTCACCGTCCCTGTTTTCT ACCCGGCCGAGAGAGTGTGGTTGGAAGTGGAGCCTGAGGGGATGCTGAAGGAGGGGGACCGTGTGGAAATCAGGTGTTTGGCTGATGGCAACCCCCAGCCCCACTTCAGCATCATCAAGCAG AACCTCCACACCagggagatggaggaagagaggaCGGATGACAACGGGGTCCTGGTCTTGGATCCCGCCCAGAAGGAGCATAGTGGCCGCTATGAATGTCAGGGCCTGGACTTGGAGACCACGACATCGCTGCAGAGTGACCAACAGGAGCTGGTGGTGAAct ATGTGTCTGATGTCCGGGTGAGCCCCGCAGCCCCTGAGAGCCAGGAGGGCAGCAGCCTCACTCTGAACTGTGAGGCCGAGAGCAACCAGGACCTTCAGTTCCAGTGGCTGAGAGAAAAG ACAGGCAAGTTACTGGCAAAGGGGCAGGCGCTCCAGTTACACAACCTGAAACGGGAGGAAGGGGGAGGCTACCGCTGCCTGGCCTCTGTGCCCAGCGTTCCCGGCCTGAACCGCTCCCAGCTGGTCAACGTGGCCATTTTTG GGCCCCCGTGGATGGCATTAAGGGAGAAGAAGATGTGGGTGAAGGAGAACTCGGTGCTGAATCTGTCCTGTGAAGCCTCGGGGCACCCTCGGCCCAGCATCGTGTGGAGCATCCAGGGCACG GCAAATGAGCAAGACCAGGAGCCGCAGAGTGTCCTGAGTGTCCTGAACGTCCTGGTGACCCCAGAGCTGTTGGAGACAGGCGCTGAGTGCGTGGCCTCCAACTCCCTGGGCAGAAACACCACCATCATTTTCCTGGAGCTGG ACTCCAACAGAACCAGCAACCTCAGTACCTCCACCGTCAGCCCCCCTGCCAGAGCCAATGGCACCTCAACAG AGAAGAAGCTGACAGAGCCCGAAAGCAAGGGTGTGGTCATCGTGGCTGTGACCGTGTGCGTCCTGGTCCTGGCCTTGCTGGGTGCTGTCCTCTATTTCTTCTACAAGAAGGGCAAGCTGCCTTGTGGACGGTCAGGCAAACAAGAGAT GGAGAGAAATACATCGATCTGA
- the RNF26 gene encoding E3 ubiquitin-protein ligase RNF26 — protein sequence MEAVYLVVNGVGLLLDVLTLVLDLNFLLVSSLLASLAWLLAFIYNLPHTVLTSLLHLGRGVLLSLLALIEAMVRFTCGGLQALSTVLYSCSSGLESLKLLGHLASHGALRSREILHRGVLNMVSNGHALLRQICDVCAITMSLVAYVINSLVNICLIGTQNFFSLVLALWDAVMGPLWRMTDVVAAFLAHISSSAVAMSILLWTPCQLVLELLASAARLLGSFVLVNLTGLVLLACVLAVTVTLLHPDLTLRLATRALSQLHARPSYHRLREDVVRLSRLVLGLEAWRRVWSRSLQLASWPNRGGAPGAPQGGPRRLPSARTWRQDALPEAGPRSEAEEEEVRMARVTAARGRERLNEEESVAGQDPWKLLKEQEERKKCVICQDQSKTVLLLPCRHLCLCQACTEILMRHPVYHRNCPLCRRGILQTLNVYL from the coding sequence ATGGAGGCTGTGTACTTGGTAGTGAATGGGGTGGGCCTGTTGCTGGATGTGCTGACCTTGGTGTTGGACCTCAACTTCCTGCTGGTGTCCTCCCTCCTGGCTTCCTTGGCCTGGCTCCTGGCCTTCATCTACAACCTGCCACACACGGTACTGACTAGTCTTCTGCACTTGGGCCGTGGAGTCTTACTTTCACTGCTGGCCTTGATTGAAGCTATGGTCCGCTTCACCTGTGGGGGCTTGCAGGCCTTGTCTACGGTACTGTACAGCTgctcttctggcctggagagtctaAAGCTCCTGGGGCACCTGGCCTCCCATGGGGCGCTTAGGAGCCGGGAGATCCTCCACCGAGGTGTCCTCAATATGGTCTCCAATGGCCATGCTTTGCTGCGTCAAATCTGTGACGTCTGTGCCATCACCATGAGCCTGGTGGCCTACGTGATCAATAGCCTGGTCAACATCTGCCTCATTGGCACTCAGAACTTCTTCTCCCTTGTGCTGGCCCTGTGggatgcagtgatgggaccactGTGGAGGATGACAGATGTAGTGGCTGCCTTCCTAGCCCACATTTCCAGCAGTGCTGTGGCCATGTCCATTCTTCTCTGGACCCCCTGCCAGCTAGTGCTGGAGCTCTTGGCCTCAGCTGCCCGCCTCCTGGGCAGCTTTGTGCTTGTCAATCTCACTGGCCTGGTGCTGCTGGCTTGCGTGCTGGCAGTGACAGTGACTCTGTTGCACCCAGACCTCACCCTGAGGCTGGCCACCCGGGCGCTCAGTCAGCTCCATGCCCGGCCATCCTACCACCGGCTCAGAGAGGATGTTGTGAGGCTCTCTCGGCTAGTTCTGGGCTTGGAGGCCTGGCGCCGAGTCTGGAGCCGTAGCCTGCAGCTGGCGAGCTGGCCAAACCGGGGAGGGGCCCCTGGAGCCCCGCAGGGTGGCCCTAGGAGGCTGCCCTCAGCCAGGACATGGCGACAGGATGCTCTTCCTGAAGCTGGGCCCCGATcggaggcagaagaagaggaggTCAGGATGGCCAGAGTAACGGCTGCCCGGGGCCGGGAGAGGCTCAACGAGGAGGAGTCTGTAGCTGGGCAGGACCCGTGGAAATTgctgaaggagcaggaggagcggAAGAAGTGTGTCATCTGCCAGGACCAGAGCAAGACAGTGCTGCTTCTGCCTTGTCGGCACCTGTGCCTGTGCCAGGCCTGCACTGAGATCCTGATGCGCCACCCCGTCTACCACCGCAACTGCCCACTGTGCCGTCGGGGCATCCTGCAGACCCTCAATGTCTACCTCTGA
- the C1QTNF5 gene encoding complement C1q tumor necrosis factor-related protein 5, giving the protein MRPLLALLLLGLATGSAPLDDNKIPSLCPGHPGLPGTPGHHGSQGLPGRDGRDGRDGAPGAPGEKGEGGRPGLPGPRGEPGPRGEAGPMGATGPAGECSVPPRSAFSAKRSESRVPPPSDAPLPFDRVLVNEQGHYDAVTGKFTCQVPGVYYFAVHATVYRASLQFDLVKNGESIASFFQFFGGWPKPASLSGGAMVRLEPEDQVWVQVGVGDYIGIYASIKTDSTFSGFLVYSDWHNSPVFA; this is encoded by the exons CAACAAGATCCCCAGCCTGTGCCCGGGGCACCCGGGCCTTCCCGGCACGCCGGGCCACCACGGCAGCCAGGGCCTGCCGGGCCGCGACGGCCGCGACGGCCGCGATGGCGCGCCCGGGGCTCCGGGAGAGAAAGGCGAGGGCGGGAGGCCGG GCCTCCCGGGGCCGCGTGGGGAGCCCGGGCCGCGAGGAGAGGCGGGACCCATGGGGGCAACCGGGCCGGCGGGCGAGTGCTCGGTGCCTCCGCGCTCCGCCTTCAGCGCTAAGCGCTCTGAGAGCCGGGTGCCCCCGCCGTCGGACGCGCCCCTACCCTTCGACCGCGTGCTGGTGAACGAGCAGGGACACTACGACGCCGTCACCGGCAAGTTCACCTGCCAGGTGCCCGGGGTCTACTACTTCGCCGTCCACGCCACCGTCTACCGGGCTAGCCTGCAGTTTGATCTGGTCAAGAATGGCGAGTCTATCGCCTCTTTCTTTCAGTTCTTCGGGGGGTGGCCCAAGCCAGCCTCGCTCTCCGGGGGCGCCATGGTGAGGCTGGAGCCTGAAGACCAGGTGTGGGTACAGGTGGGCGTGGGGGATTATATTGGCATCTACGCCAGCATCAAGACAGACAGCACCTTCTCTGGATTTCTAGTGTATTCTGACTGGCACAACTCCCCTGTCTTCGCTTGA